From Triticum aestivum cultivar Chinese Spring chromosome 4A, IWGSC CS RefSeq v2.1, whole genome shotgun sequence, a single genomic window includes:
- the LOC123086785 gene encoding protein NLP2 has protein sequence MDENGTPDYSGGGSDMDLLMLSGFDDLDSFPELGAGPSFSDGILSSFSVSPAQQVTHISPSPPSVDAEEQGDVSITDGSDCSVSLASNEVMNVSAPTVPKTVYGGVTLTEKMLRALAMLKEASTAGPVLVQVWIPVRNGDHQVLTTSDQPFLLDERLTGYREVSRQFTFSATEGPGLFPGLPGRVFISGMPEWTSNVMYYNTSEFLRVDYAIRNEVRGSLAMPVFNSSGGSCCAVLEVVMTQEKDNFCSEMDNLSNALQSVQLSTVQARTHPQSLTRNQQSVLTEILDVLKAVCHTHMLPLALAWIPVCPNSNLNVSAEYGDQAIKFGLRNKDVLCVQESACYINDMRMHDFLRACAEHPLEKGQGVAGNAILSNHPFFSSDVREYDMHDYPLVHHARKFGLHAAVAIRLRSTYTGNDDYVLEFFLPLTCKVREEQQLLLDDISMTMQRVCSSLRTVSDAELKENTIIMRSAIRCSSSDVSINSCDQIDVSSEVKKYAKFEPGSTSENFQNCSSTGKNVSLTVLQESTSDRLKIRSSTEKNVSLKVLQQYFAGSLKDAAKSIGVCPTTLKRICRQHGISRWPSRKIKKVNRSLQKIQNVISTVHGVEGEIKYDPATGCIVSSVSHTEESSMMMNVEHQSSDSLPIECHKFQPDYDAYQREHLGQAVLHKAQNDKRSETHINLNPGGLCRNSNFGRTSKGPRCQDASNSSYLTKEMISADGTDMWVEGAEQKNVVWNSISMPQQCKIEIETDKSNTIVEQSLASSSSMTDCSSGGTSSDGTLKKCFKSRSVDGSNASIVVKAAYKDDTVRLKLLPSMKYENLLEEIAKRLKLSVGAFQLKYKDDEDEWVILASDADLQECLDVLDTTGSRIVKIQVRDVPCATRAASGSSSISLVDRSG, from the exons ATGGATGAGAATGGGACACCAGATTACAGCGGTGGGGGCTCGGACATGGACCTGCTCATGCTCTCAGGGTTTGACGACCTTGACAGTTTCCCAGAGCTCGGCGCCGGTCCTTCATTTAGTGACGGTATCTTGTCGTCTTTCAGTGTTTCACCTGCGCAGCAGGTGACACATATCTCACCTTCACCACCTTCTGTGGATGCTGAGGAGCAAGGTGATGTTTCCATTACTGATGGTAGTGATTGCTCTGTCAGTTTAGCCTCTAACGAGGTCATGAATGTGAGCGCTCCCACTGTCCCAAAGACAGTTTATGGCGGCGTCACCCTGACGGAGAAGATGCTCAGGGCATTGGCCATGCTTAAAGAAGCATCAACTGCTGGGCCAGTCCTTGTGCAAGTTTGGATCCCTGTAAGAAATGGAGATCACCAAGTGCTGACCACCTCTGACCAGCCTTTCTTGCTTGATGAGAGGCTCACAGGGTACAGGGAAGTCTCTAGGCAGTTCACATTCTCAGCCACAGAAGGACCTGGTCTGTTTCCTGGATTGCCTGGGCGTGTTTTCATATCCGGTATGCCAGAGTGGACATCGAACGTGATGTACTACAACACTTCAGAGTTCTTGAGGGTAGATTATGCGATTCGCAATGAAGTCCGGGGATCCCTTGCCATGCCGGTTTTCAACTCAAGTGGCGGCTCTTGCTGTGCTGTGTTGGAAGTAGTCATGACACAGGAAAAGGATAACTTTTGCTCAGAGATGGACAACCTTTCTAATGCTCTGCAG TCTGTTCAGCTCAGCACTGTGCAAGCAAGGACACATCCTCAG AGCCTTACTAGGAATCAGCAATCAGTATTGACGGAAATATTGGATGTTCTCAAAGCTGTTTGCCATACACACATGCTACCTTTGGCACTTGCATGGATTCCAGTTTGTCCCAACAGCAATTTGAATGTGTCAGCAGAGTATGGTGACCAGGCTATAAAATTTGGTCTGAGGAACAAAGATGTCCTTTGCGTACAAGAATCTGCCTGTTACATCAATGACATGAGAATGCATGATTTTCTCCGTGCCTGTGCAGAACACCCCCTTGAGAAAGGACAAGGTGTTGCTGGAAATGCAATTTTATCAAATCACCCCTTCTTCTCATCTGATGTGAGAGAATATGATATGCACGATTATCCGCTGGTACATCATGCCCGTAAGTTCGGTCTTCATGCTGCTGTTGCTATCAGATTGCGTAGCACATACACTGGCAATGATGACTATGTGTTAGAGTTTTTCCTTCCACTGACGTGCAAAGTTCGTGAAGAACAACAGCTCTTACTTGATGACATCTCAATGACCATGCAAAGAGTATGCAGTAGTCTGAGAACAGTTTCAGATGCTGAACTGAAGGAAAACACCATAATAATGCGATCAGCTATAAGATGCTCGTCGTCTGATGTTTCTATTAATTCATGTGACCAAATTGATGTATCCAGTGAAGTCAAAAAATATGCTAAG TTTGAACCTGGCAGCACATCTGAAAATTTTCAAAACTGCAGCTCAACAGGGAAGAATGTTAGCTTGACTGTCCTTCAGGAATCTACATCTGATAGGCTGAAAATACGCAGCTCAACGGAGAAGAATGTTAGCTTGAAAGTCCTTCAGCAATACTTTGCTGGCAGTTTAAAAGATGCTGCAAAGAGCATTGGTG TTTGCCCTACAACGCTGAAAAGGATATGCCGGCAGCATGGAATATCAAGGTGGCCATCTCGTAAGATAAAGAAGGTAAACCGGTCACTACAGAAGATTCAGAATGTCATAAGTACTGTACACGGAGTGGAGGGAGAGATAAAATATGATCCTGCCACTGGATGTATTGTTTCATCTGTTTCCCATACCGAAGAGTCTTCAATGATGATGAATGTAGAACATCAAAGTTCTGATTCCCTGCCCATTGAATGCCATAAGTTCCAACCTGATTATGATGCATACCAAAGAGAACATCTAGGCCAAGCTGTACTCCACAAAGCACAGAATGACAAACGGAGCGAAACTCATATTAACCTGAATCCTGGAGGGTTATGCCGAAATTCAAATTTTGGCAGAACATCAAAAGGGCCACGGTGTCAGGATGCGTCAAACAGTTCGTATCTTACAAAAGAAATGATCTCTGCTGACGGTACGGATATGTGGGTTGAGGGAGCTGAGCAAAAGAACGTAGTGTGGAATTCTATTTCTATGCCACAGCAATGCAAAATTGAGATAGAAACAGACAAGTCTAATACAATTGTTGAGCAAAGCCTAGCATCTTCTTCCAGCATGACAGATTGCTCCAGTGGCGGTACATCCAGTGATGGGACTTTGAAGAAATGTTTTAAGAGTCGGTCAGTTGACGGAAGCAATGCAAGCATAGTTGTGAAGGCCGCTTACAAGGATGATACTGTAAGGTTGAAGTTACTACCATCCATGAAATACGAGAATCTGCTTGAAGAAATTGCGAAGAGGCTGAAGCTATCAGTTGGTGCATTTCAGCTCAAGTACAAGGATGATGAGGATGAATGGGTGATTTTAGCAAGCGATGCTGATCTCCAGGAATGCCTTGATGTATTAGACACCACCGGGTCACGCATCGTGAAAATTCAAGTACGAGATGTTCCATGCGCTACTAGAGCTGCTTCAGGTAGTAGCTCAATATCTCTGGTCGATAGGTCAGGGTGA